In a single window of the Chondrocystis sp. NIES-4102 genome:
- a CDS encoding HhH-GPD family protein has translation MGDMEQAVFIKIIEELIDRDRTLTKIVENWGYPPQWQRKPGFATLIHIILEQQVSGSSAKATFERLNNVVKVLTPASFLALDDLELKQIGFSRQKTIYGRQLAQTIIDGVLNLEELANLEDSTIRKKLIAIKGIGDWTVDMYLMMALQRLDIFPSKDLAVAIAVWEIKNLPTRPTISELELIAQPWKPYRSIATQLLWHYYLHRLRS, from the coding sequence ATGGGAGATATGGAGCAAGCAGTTTTTATTAAAATTATTGAGGAACTTATCGATCGCGACCGCACTTTGACTAAAATTGTGGAAAATTGGGGCTATCCCCCTCAATGGCAAAGAAAGCCAGGATTTGCTACTCTAATTCACATTATTTTAGAACAACAGGTTTCTGGTTCTTCGGCAAAGGCAACTTTTGAACGTCTTAATAATGTTGTTAAGGTTTTAACTCCAGCTTCTTTTTTGGCTTTAGATGATCTTGAGTTGAAGCAGATAGGTTTTAGTCGGCAAAAAACTATATATGGTCGTCAATTAGCTCAAACTATTATCGATGGAGTGTTAAATTTAGAAGAATTAGCCAATTTAGAAGACTCAACTATTAGAAAAAAATTAATTGCTATTAAAGGTATCGGTGACTGGACTGTCGATATGTATCTGATGATGGCTTTACAACGCTTAGATATCTTTCCCAGTAAGGATTTAGCAGTCGCGATCGCAGTTTGGGAAATAAAAAATTTACCCACTCGTCCTACTATCTCAGAATTAGAATTAATTGCTCAACCCTGGAAACCCTATCGCTCTATTGCTACTCAGTTATTGTGGCATTATTATCTTCATCGTCTTAGAAGTTGA